From a single Lolium rigidum isolate FL_2022 chromosome 7, APGP_CSIRO_Lrig_0.1, whole genome shotgun sequence genomic region:
- the LOC124679243 gene encoding peroxidase 72-like has protein sequence MALHWTSGLAVAVTAALAVSVLFPTGVAGHPLPPATGMLFPQFYQHTCPQLQEVVSAIVAKEHAKDPRMAASLVRLHFHDCFVQGCDASVLLDADGSGRFQTEKRSNPNRDSLRGYEVIDEIKAALEHACPHTVSCADIVAVAARDSTVLTGGPGWEVPLGRRDSLTASLSGSNNLIPAPNDTLPTITAKFHNQGLDIVDLVALSGAHTIGDSRCVSFRQRLYNQNNDGRPDPTLNPAYAAKLRGRCPKSGGDQILFALDPATQFRFDNQYYKNILAMNGLLNSDEVLLTQSHETMELVKSYAASNELFFDHFAKSMVKMGNISPLTGHSGEIRKICRRINHH, from the exons ATGGCGTTGCATTGGACCAGCGGTCTCGCGGTCGCCGTGACGGCGGCGCTCGCCGTGTCGGTGCTCTTCCCTACGGGCGTCGCGGGCCACCCGCTCCCTCCTGCAACAGGCATGTTATTCCCGCAGTTCTACCAGCACACGTGCCCGCAGCTGCAGGAGGTGGTGAGCGCCATCGTGGCCAAGGAGCACGCCAAGGACCCCCGCATGGCGGCGTCGCTGGTCCGGCTGcacttccacgactgcttcgtgCAGGGCTGCGACGCGTCGGTGCTGCTCGACGCCGACGGCAGCGGCAGGTTCCAGACCGAGAAGCGGTCCAACCCGAACCGCGACTCGCTGAGGGGCTACGAGGTCATCGACGAGATCAAGGCCGCCCTCGAGCACGCCTGCCCGCACACcgtctcctgcgccgacatcgtcgccgtcgccgccagggACTCCACCGTCCTG ACGGGCGGACCGGGCTGGGAGGTGCCACTGGGGAGGAGGGACTCGCTCACCGCCAGCTTGAGCGGCTCCAACAACCTCATCCCTGCTCCCAACGACACCCTCCCCACCATCACCGCCAAGTTCCACAACCAGGGACTTGACATCGTCGACCTCGTCGCTCTCTCAG GGGCACACACCATCGGAGACTCGCGCTGCGTCAGCTTCCGGCAGCGTCTGTACAACCAGAACAACGACGGGCGCCCGGACCCGACGCTGAACCCGGCCTACGCGGCGAAGCTGCGCGGGCGGTGCCCCAAGTCCGGTGGCGACCAGATCCTCTTCGCGCTCGACCCGGCCACCCAGTTCCGGTTCGACAACCAGTACTACAAGAACATCCTGGCCATGAACGGCCTGCTCAACTCCGACGAGGTCCTGCTCACGCAGAGCCACGAGACCATGGAACTCGTCAAGAGCTACGCCGCCAGCAACGAGCTCTTCTTCGACCACTTCGCCAAGTCCATGGTCAAGATGGGCAACATCTCGCCGCTCACCGGGCACAGCGGCGAGATCAGGAAGATCTGCAGGAGGATCAACCACCACTAG